From the Paucidesulfovibrio longus DSM 6739 genome, one window contains:
- a CDS encoding HD domain-containing protein, whose protein sequence is MSDEAVKNFTGRSRTTRLADLVFEAGMLRRTPRSGYQFLGTGQENVAEHSFRTAMIGWMLAKLAGADSGRVAVMCLFHDLHEARTGDFNYVNKMYDESRDTDALRHALSGTGLEEDVLPLWEELEATESLEAKLAQDADQIDFIANLKEQLDLGNKYAGDWIGPALERLRTDEGRELARSVVETDHKDWWFRGPDRDWWASKNGGRR, encoded by the coding sequence ATGTCTGACGAAGCGGTCAAGAATTTCACCGGCAGAAGCCGCACGACGCGGCTCGCGGACCTGGTTTTCGAGGCCGGAATGCTCCGGCGGACGCCGCGCAGCGGGTACCAGTTTCTGGGCACGGGCCAGGAGAACGTTGCCGAGCACAGCTTCCGCACGGCCATGATCGGCTGGATGCTGGCGAAGCTCGCCGGGGCGGACTCTGGACGCGTGGCCGTGATGTGCCTGTTCCACGACCTGCACGAGGCGCGCACCGGCGATTTCAACTACGTGAACAAGATGTACGACGAAAGCCGCGACACGGACGCGCTGCGTCACGCGCTCAGCGGCACGGGCCTGGAAGAGGACGTGCTGCCCCTCTGGGAGGAGCTGGAAGCCACGGAGAGCCTGGAGGCGAAGCTGGCCCAGGACGCGGACCAGATCGACTTCATCGCCAATCTCAAGGAACAGCTCGACCTGGGCAACAAATACGCGGGCGACTGGATCGGCCCGGCCCTGGAGCGGCTGCGCACGGACGAGGGCCGCGAGCTGGCCCGCAGCGTGGTCGAGACGGACCACAAGGACTGGTGGTTTCGCGGGCCGGACCGGGACTGGTGGGCGAGCAAGAACGGGGGGCGGCGCTGA